A single genomic interval of Mauremys reevesii isolate NIE-2019 linkage group 24, ASM1616193v1, whole genome shotgun sequence harbors:
- the LOC120390289 gene encoding free fatty acid receptor 2-like isoform X1, whose product MAMEAETMSTTICTPVVLTVYIFTFLIGLPSNLLAFYTFLVKVRQKPTPVDILLLNLTISDIFLLIFLPFKMVEAISDRAWTLPAFLCPLTNFFFYSSVYISSLFLMAVSIERYLGVAFPIKYKLRRRPAYATAASVVFWVVGCAHCSIVYIVQYQDPSQDWTVPFNNASHCYEDFSDKQLQVLLPVRLELFLVLFCLPFTVTIFCYVNFVRILVALPNIPARRKQRAVGLAVATLFNFIVCFAPYNLSHVVGFVQNKSPSWRVYALLLSTLNAALDPAIFYFSSTAVQRAFTKCLAGLWHKLSAFVARCHLPCLTCCGEGGSEVEAASGDEAEGSTT is encoded by the exons ATGGCTATGG AAGCCGAGACGATGAGCACGACCATTTGTACCCCGGTGGTTCTCACCGTCTACATCTTCACCTTCCTGATCGGCCTCCCGTCCAACCTCCTGGCCTTCTACACCTTCCTGGTGAAGGTCCGCCAGAAACCCACCCCCGTCGACATCCTTCTCCTCAACCTCACCATCTCCGacatcttcctcctcatcttcctccccTTCAAGATGGTGGAGGCCATCTCAGATAGGGCGTGGACCTTGCCCGCTTTCCTCTGCCCACTCACCAACTTCTTCTTCTACAGTAGCGTCTACATCAGCTCCCTCTTCCTCATGGCTGTCAGCATTGAGCGCTACTTGGGCGTGGCCTTTCCCATCAAGTACAAGCTCCGGCGCCGGCCAGCCTATGCCACCGCTGCCTCCGTGGTCTTCTGGGTGGTGGGCTGTGCCCACTGCAGCATCGTCTACATTGTCCAATACCAAGACCCGAGCCAGGACTGGACTGTACCCTTCAACAACGCGTCCCACTGCTACGAAGATTTCtctgataagcagctccaggtCCTGCTCCCTGTCCGGCTGGAGCTCTTCCTGGTCCTCTTCTGCCTCCCCTTCACCGTCACCATCTTCTGCTACGTCAACTTTGTCCGTATCCTGGTGGCCCTGCCCAACATCCCGGCCCGGAGGAAGCAGCGGGCCGTGGGCCTGGCCGTGGCCACCTTGTTCAACTTCATCGTCTGCTTCGCCCCCTACAACCTGTCCCACGTGGTGGGGTTTGTCCAGAACAAGAGCCCCTCCTGGAGGGTGTACGCTCTTCTCCTCAGCACCCTCAACGCCGCCCTGGACCCCGCCATCTTCTACTTCTCCTCCACTGCTGTCCAACGGGCCTTCACCAAGTGCCTGGCCGGCCTGTGGCACAAACTCAGCGCCTTCGTGGCCCGGTGCCATCTCCCCTGCTTGACTtgctgcggggaagggggcagcgAGGTGGAGGCGGCCAGTGGGGACGAGGCTGAGGGGTCAACGACTTGA
- the LOC120390289 gene encoding free fatty acid receptor 2-like isoform X2, with product MSTTICTPVVLTVYIFTFLIGLPSNLLAFYTFLVKVRQKPTPVDILLLNLTISDIFLLIFLPFKMVEAISDRAWTLPAFLCPLTNFFFYSSVYISSLFLMAVSIERYLGVAFPIKYKLRRRPAYATAASVVFWVVGCAHCSIVYIVQYQDPSQDWTVPFNNASHCYEDFSDKQLQVLLPVRLELFLVLFCLPFTVTIFCYVNFVRILVALPNIPARRKQRAVGLAVATLFNFIVCFAPYNLSHVVGFVQNKSPSWRVYALLLSTLNAALDPAIFYFSSTAVQRAFTKCLAGLWHKLSAFVARCHLPCLTCCGEGGSEVEAASGDEAEGSTT from the coding sequence ATGAGCACGACCATTTGTACCCCGGTGGTTCTCACCGTCTACATCTTCACCTTCCTGATCGGCCTCCCGTCCAACCTCCTGGCCTTCTACACCTTCCTGGTGAAGGTCCGCCAGAAACCCACCCCCGTCGACATCCTTCTCCTCAACCTCACCATCTCCGacatcttcctcctcatcttcctccccTTCAAGATGGTGGAGGCCATCTCAGATAGGGCGTGGACCTTGCCCGCTTTCCTCTGCCCACTCACCAACTTCTTCTTCTACAGTAGCGTCTACATCAGCTCCCTCTTCCTCATGGCTGTCAGCATTGAGCGCTACTTGGGCGTGGCCTTTCCCATCAAGTACAAGCTCCGGCGCCGGCCAGCCTATGCCACCGCTGCCTCCGTGGTCTTCTGGGTGGTGGGCTGTGCCCACTGCAGCATCGTCTACATTGTCCAATACCAAGACCCGAGCCAGGACTGGACTGTACCCTTCAACAACGCGTCCCACTGCTACGAAGATTTCtctgataagcagctccaggtCCTGCTCCCTGTCCGGCTGGAGCTCTTCCTGGTCCTCTTCTGCCTCCCCTTCACCGTCACCATCTTCTGCTACGTCAACTTTGTCCGTATCCTGGTGGCCCTGCCCAACATCCCGGCCCGGAGGAAGCAGCGGGCCGTGGGCCTGGCCGTGGCCACCTTGTTCAACTTCATCGTCTGCTTCGCCCCCTACAACCTGTCCCACGTGGTGGGGTTTGTCCAGAACAAGAGCCCCTCCTGGAGGGTGTACGCTCTTCTCCTCAGCACCCTCAACGCCGCCCTGGACCCCGCCATCTTCTACTTCTCCTCCACTGCTGTCCAACGGGCCTTCACCAAGTGCCTGGCCGGCCTGTGGCACAAACTCAGCGCCTTCGTGGCCCGGTGCCATCTCCCCTGCTTGACTtgctgcggggaagggggcagcgAGGTGGAGGCGGCCAGTGGGGACGAGGCTGAGGGGTCAACGACTTGA